Proteins from a genomic interval of Bradyrhizobium sp. CCBAU 53340:
- a CDS encoding class II aldolase/adducin family protein, giving the protein MSPAEARLKEVPSDMTEAEWQQRVNLAACYRLVALYGWDDLVDTHISARVPGPDHHFLINPYGLMFDEITASSLVKVDLHGNQLSESEYSINPAGFTIHSAIHEVREDAICVLHLHTLDGTAVSSSAEGLLPLNQTAQLVTHDLAYHDYEGIALDHDERPRLQKDLGDHNHMLLRNHGTLTVGRSVASAFERMYHLERACSMQVRTRALGTPVYPVEEIAIEKNTELLANRDNAELRATNLVWPPLLRKLDRELPGYRS; this is encoded by the coding sequence ATGTCGCCAGCGGAAGCCCGCCTGAAGGAAGTGCCGTCTGATATGACGGAGGCCGAGTGGCAGCAACGGGTCAATCTCGCCGCCTGCTATCGCCTCGTCGCGCTGTACGGCTGGGACGATCTGGTCGACACCCACATCTCCGCGCGCGTTCCCGGCCCCGACCATCACTTCCTGATCAATCCCTACGGGCTGATGTTCGACGAGATCACCGCCTCGAGCCTGGTCAAGGTCGACCTGCACGGCAACCAGCTCTCCGAGAGCGAGTACAGCATCAACCCGGCCGGCTTCACCATCCATTCGGCGATCCACGAGGTCCGCGAGGACGCGATCTGCGTCCTGCATCTCCACACGCTCGACGGCACCGCGGTGTCGAGCAGCGCCGAGGGCCTCCTGCCGCTCAACCAGACCGCCCAGCTGGTCACCCACGACCTCGCCTATCACGACTATGAAGGCATCGCGCTCGATCACGACGAGCGGCCGCGGCTGCAGAAGGATCTCGGCGACCACAACCACATGCTCCTGCGCAATCACGGCACGCTGACCGTCGGTCGCTCGGTCGCCTCCGCCTTCGAGCGCATGTATCACCTCGAGCGCGCCTGCTCGATGCAGGTGCGCACCCGCGCGCTGGGCACGCCCGTCTATCCGGTCGAGGAGATCGCGATCGAGAAGAACACCGAGCTGCTCGCCAACCGCGACAACGCCGAGCTGCGCGCGACCAACCTCGTGTGGCCGCCGCTGCTGCGCAAGCTCGACCGCGAGCTGCCGGGCTATCGGTCTTGA
- a CDS encoding M20/M25/M40 family metallo-hydrolase encodes MANAQLQSVLDHIDKDFDNSLERLFSLLRIKSISADPAFAGECKAAAEHLARDIASLGVATEVRPTAGHPAVVGKTGAGGRPHVIFYGHYDVQPVDPLDLWHRPPFEPAVTDHADGRKIIVARGAEDDKGQVMTFVEACRAWKKVTGSLPIDITFLIEGEEEVGSKNFVPFVEANKDEFKADYVLVCDTSMWDPETPAITTALRGLLYEEVKITAASRDLHSGVFGGTAMNPIRVLTRILGGLFDDDNHITIPGFYDGVKDTPPEILEQWKKLNFTPESFLKPVGLSIPAGERGRLMVEQASTRPTCDVNGIWGGYIGEGSKTVIPSHASAKVSFRLVQGQDPQKIRKAFRDYVTARIPGDCKVEFGDHSAAPAVALDWNMKPLAAARQALTEEWGKETVLMGSGASIPIVADFKRALGLDSLLVGFGLDDDNIHSPNEKYDLRSFQKGIRSWARILAALAEVK; translated from the coding sequence ATGGCCAACGCGCAGCTTCAATCCGTGCTCGACCACATCGACAAGGACTTTGACAACAGTCTTGAGCGTCTGTTCTCGCTGCTGCGGATCAAGTCGATCTCCGCCGATCCGGCCTTTGCCGGCGAGTGCAAGGCGGCGGCCGAGCATCTGGCCAGGGACATCGCGAGCCTCGGCGTCGCGACCGAAGTGAGACCGACTGCCGGCCATCCCGCCGTCGTCGGCAAGACCGGTGCGGGCGGACGGCCGCATGTGATCTTCTATGGCCATTACGACGTGCAGCCAGTCGATCCGCTCGACCTCTGGCATCGTCCGCCATTCGAGCCTGCCGTGACCGATCATGCCGACGGCCGCAAGATCATCGTCGCGCGTGGCGCCGAGGACGACAAGGGCCAGGTGATGACCTTTGTCGAGGCCTGCCGCGCCTGGAAGAAAGTGACGGGCTCGCTGCCGATCGACATCACCTTCCTGATCGAAGGTGAGGAGGAGGTTGGCTCCAAGAACTTCGTGCCGTTCGTCGAGGCCAACAAGGACGAGTTCAAGGCCGACTACGTGCTGGTTTGCGACACCAGCATGTGGGACCCGGAAACGCCGGCGATCACCACGGCGCTGCGCGGCCTGCTCTATGAAGAGGTGAAGATCACCGCTGCCAGCCGCGACCTTCATTCCGGCGTGTTCGGCGGCACGGCGATGAATCCGATCCGGGTGCTGACCAGGATTCTCGGCGGCCTGTTCGACGACGACAACCACATCACCATTCCCGGTTTCTATGACGGCGTGAAGGACACGCCGCCGGAAATCCTGGAGCAGTGGAAGAAGCTCAACTTCACGCCGGAATCGTTCCTCAAGCCGGTCGGGCTGTCGATTCCAGCCGGCGAGAGGGGACGCCTCATGGTCGAACAGGCCTCCACGCGTCCGACCTGCGACGTCAACGGCATCTGGGGCGGCTACATCGGCGAAGGCTCCAAGACGGTGATCCCCTCGCATGCCTCAGCCAAGGTCTCGTTCCGGCTGGTTCAGGGGCAGGATCCCCAGAAGATCCGCAAAGCCTTCCGCGACTATGTCACCGCCCGGATTCCCGGCGACTGCAAGGTCGAGTTCGGCGACCATTCCGCCGCACCGGCCGTGGCGCTCGACTGGAACATGAAGCCGCTTGCGGCGGCAAGGCAGGCGCTGACTGAGGAATGGGGCAAGGAGACCGTGCTGATGGGCTCCGGCGCCTCGATCCCGATCGTCGCCGATTTCAAGCGCGCGCTCGGCCTCGACTCGCTGCTGGTCGGTTTCGGCCTCGACGACGACAACATCCATTCGCCGAACGAGAAGTACGATCTGCGCAGCTTCCAGAAGGGTATCCGCTCCTGGGCAAGGATCCTCGCGGCGCTGGCCGAGGTGAAATAG
- a CDS encoding DUF1491 family protein, with protein sequence MRLKSNIWVSAYLRRCQTEGVFGAVRHRGAEEAGAVFVKVSLLDGNAMLYMPAPQTSYDDGRPVDRFFVPAAPQPMPESAVEERLTKELRFDPDAWIVETEDRAGRHFLELAKT encoded by the coding sequence ATGCGTTTGAAATCAAACATCTGGGTCTCGGCCTATTTGCGCCGTTGCCAGACCGAAGGCGTGTTCGGCGCCGTGCGCCATCGCGGCGCGGAGGAGGCGGGCGCGGTGTTCGTCAAGGTGTCGCTGCTCGATGGCAATGCGATGCTCTACATGCCTGCGCCGCAGACCTCTTATGACGATGGCCGTCCGGTCGATCGCTTCTTCGTGCCGGCCGCCCCGCAGCCGATGCCGGAGTCTGCGGTGGAAGAGCGCCTGACCAAGGAGCTCCGCTTCGACCCGGATGCCTGGATCGTGGAGACTGAAGACCGCGCCGGACGGCACTTTCTCGAATTGGCGAAGACGTAG
- a CDS encoding peptidoglycan-binding domain-containing protein — protein sequence MPKKSANDETAPRRRGAKGSAKAAVVDVETERNLVMRVLLHSPKDTVAGFIAAAAISAIVANALFLQTGRHPAPMFGTVINLPAPSSVSLSNPMPRPRPVGADTSPLEPKATEFRVEPKPAEKAPEKPAETTASTSRSGDPMTNLVIKSTTPAAAPNAIAVARPPAPVPVQQSPAARRLAGVQRALSEYGYGNLKITGTMSGETQSAIQTFERQHKMPVTGQVSDRLLRELAAAIGHPVE from the coding sequence GTGCCTAAGAAGTCTGCCAACGACGAAACCGCTCCGCGCCGCCGTGGCGCCAAGGGCAGTGCCAAGGCCGCGGTCGTCGATGTCGAGACCGAGCGCAATCTCGTGATGCGCGTGCTCCTGCACAGCCCGAAGGACACGGTGGCCGGCTTCATTGCCGCCGCGGCCATCAGCGCCATAGTTGCGAACGCCCTGTTCCTCCAGACCGGCCGGCATCCGGCGCCGATGTTCGGCACCGTGATCAATCTTCCCGCGCCGTCGTCGGTGTCGTTGTCCAATCCCATGCCGCGCCCGCGCCCCGTTGGGGCCGATACGTCGCCGCTCGAACCCAAGGCAACCGAGTTTCGCGTCGAGCCGAAACCGGCCGAGAAGGCGCCGGAGAAGCCCGCCGAGACGACGGCTTCGACGTCGCGCTCCGGCGATCCCATGACCAATCTGGTGATCAAGTCCACGACACCGGCGGCGGCCCCGAATGCGATAGCCGTTGCGCGTCCGCCGGCGCCAGTCCCGGTGCAACAGAGCCCAGCGGCGCGTCGCCTCGCCGGGGTGCAGCGCGCGCTGTCCGAATATGGCTACGGCAATTTGAAGATCACGGGCACGATGAGCGGGGAGACCCAGTCGGCGATCCAGACCTTCGAACGCCAGCACAAGATGCCCGTCACCGGCCAGGTGTCGGACCGCCTGCTGCGCGAGCTTGCCGCCGCGATCGGCCATCCCGTCGAATAA
- a CDS encoding SufE family protein yields MTSIDDIRDNFELLDDWDDRYRYVIELGRTLEPMPEAEHSAENKVNGCVSQVWLQKLVERSNGAPILKYRGDSDAHIVRGLVAIVLALYSGRTPQEILDTDAISVFNEFGFRDHLTPQRSNGLRSMVERIKTDAKEALAEAS; encoded by the coding sequence ATGACTTCGATCGACGACATCAGGGACAATTTCGAGCTTCTGGACGACTGGGACGACCGTTACCGGTACGTCATCGAGCTCGGCCGTACCCTGGAACCGATGCCCGAGGCGGAACATTCGGCCGAGAACAAGGTCAACGGCTGCGTCAGCCAGGTCTGGCTTCAGAAGCTGGTCGAACGCAGCAATGGCGCGCCGATCCTGAAATATCGTGGCGACAGCGATGCGCATATCGTGCGCGGGCTGGTCGCGATCGTGCTGGCGCTCTATTCCGGCCGCACGCCGCAGGAGATCCTCGATACCGACGCGATTTCCGTGTTCAACGAGTTCGGCTTCCGTGACCATCTGACGCCACAGCGCTCCAACGGCCTGCGCTCGATGGTGGAGCGCATCAAGACCGACGCGAAAGAGGCGCTCGCGGAAGCTTCGTGA
- a CDS encoding DUF2336 domain-containing protein: MTKSLFPGFDGLMTLSRREGVDVRPTLLRVLTDLYVQASTHSDDEQRQFIELATRLIDQVDDATRAAVKARLAVYPQTPVPVLQKLGLVAAEEGRRVPLAREIPQHPASAPSPARTPTDAEARMAASMAMQPKEAAEIHDMFFSADANQRALILHNLAQTPLKAAPRIPTVRAKRAIQILEMAAIAGDVENFALELGDSLILPSRVAAEIVDDAGGEALAVAARALDMPSPNFQRILLFFKPAIGNSVNEVYRLSRLYDRLSDRSALVMLAAWRGSTLAVTRAKYQPSLHDSERQRARGAAGQSRPSVQPGSSPAVRTGSGGSSER; the protein is encoded by the coding sequence ATGACCAAGTCGCTGTTTCCCGGATTCGACGGGCTGATGACACTCTCCCGTCGCGAGGGCGTCGATGTTCGCCCCACCCTCCTGCGCGTGCTGACCGATCTGTATGTCCAGGCCAGCACGCACAGCGACGACGAGCAGCGGCAATTCATCGAGCTCGCGACGCGGCTGATCGACCAGGTCGACGACGCGACGCGCGCCGCCGTCAAGGCGCGGCTTGCGGTCTATCCGCAGACGCCCGTCCCGGTGTTGCAGAAGCTCGGGCTGGTCGCGGCCGAGGAAGGCCGCAGGGTGCCGCTTGCGCGCGAAATCCCGCAGCATCCCGCGTCCGCCCCCTCGCCTGCCCGCACGCCGACCGACGCGGAAGCGCGCATGGCCGCCAGCATGGCGATGCAGCCGAAGGAAGCGGCCGAGATCCACGACATGTTCTTCAGCGCGGATGCGAACCAGCGCGCGCTGATCCTGCACAATCTGGCGCAGACCCCGCTGAAGGCCGCGCCGCGGATTCCGACCGTGCGCGCCAAGCGCGCGATCCAGATCCTTGAAATGGCAGCGATCGCCGGCGATGTCGAGAACTTCGCCCTCGAACTCGGCGACAGCCTGATCCTGCCCTCGCGCGTCGCAGCGGAGATCGTCGACGACGCCGGCGGCGAGGCGCTCGCGGTGGCCGCGCGCGCGCTCGACATGCCGAGCCCGAACTTCCAGCGCATCCTGCTGTTCTTCAAGCCCGCGATCGGCAATTCCGTGAACGAGGTCTACCGGCTGTCGCGGCTGTATGACCGCCTCAGCGACCGCTCCGCGCTGGTGATGCTGGCGGCCTGGCGCGGCTCGACACTCGCCGTCACGCGCGCCAAATATCAGCCCTCGCTGCATGACAGCGAGCGGCAGCGCGCCCGCGGCGCGGCCGGCCAGTCGCGGCCGAGCGTGCAGCCTGGCTCGAGCCCGGCGGTGCGCACGGGCTCAGGTGGATCGTCGGAGCGCTAA
- a CDS encoding DUF308 domain-containing protein — MSLAVLIVGIFAVLAGLLAIAFGYSIRDFSLGSTLITSGTIGVCSGMLLAGLYLVLLELRAISRRLAGMATVSDVRVRPVLPSGLAASGAFAPEPAPATRVDPQPSPPAPPWQAEAPVRPRAEAPAEPEAAPPPPAAPEPPRRRNLMFASSSRKERERAEAKGTKAAESAPSQAHTEPAGPAAPDVPHASFDDAWPKPDRARPPEPPAARRPSPRPSSTFEPAVPQPAASAPPEPPQPEQPPVTVLKSGIVDGMAYSLYSDGSIEAQMPEGMMRFASIDELRAHLDQRG, encoded by the coding sequence ATGAGCTTGGCTGTGTTGATCGTAGGGATTTTCGCCGTCTTGGCGGGCCTCCTTGCGATCGCTTTTGGCTATTCGATCAGGGATTTCAGCCTCGGCAGCACGCTCATAACGAGTGGGACGATTGGCGTCTGCTCCGGAATGTTACTGGCTGGCCTCTATCTCGTGCTGCTCGAGCTGCGAGCCATCAGCCGCCGTCTGGCCGGGATGGCCACAGTTTCGGATGTTCGCGTCAGGCCGGTGTTGCCGTCCGGTCTTGCTGCATCAGGTGCGTTTGCGCCGGAGCCCGCTCCCGCGACGCGGGTCGATCCGCAGCCATCGCCGCCCGCGCCGCCATGGCAGGCCGAAGCGCCTGTGCGCCCGCGCGCCGAGGCTCCAGCTGAGCCGGAGGCAGCTCCGCCGCCGCCCGCCGCGCCTGAGCCGCCGCGCCGGCGCAATTTGATGTTCGCCTCGAGCTCGCGCAAGGAGCGCGAGCGCGCCGAGGCCAAGGGGACCAAGGCCGCCGAGAGCGCGCCATCGCAAGCGCACACGGAGCCCGCGGGACCGGCCGCGCCGGATGTTCCGCACGCGAGCTTCGACGACGCCTGGCCGAAACCTGACCGCGCGCGCCCGCCCGAGCCGCCCGCGGCGCGTCGTCCGTCGCCACGCCCGTCGTCGACCTTCGAGCCCGCTGTGCCGCAGCCTGCCGCATCTGCTCCGCCCGAGCCGCCACAGCCCGAGCAGCCGCCGGTGACGGTTCTGAAATCCGGCATCGTCGACGGCATGGCCTATTCGCTCTATTCCGACGGCTCGATCGAGGCGCAGATGCCGGAAGGCATGATGCGCTTTGCCTCGATCGACGAGCTGCGCGCCCATCTCGACCAGCGCGGCTGA
- a CDS encoding MucR family transcriptional regulator, with translation MSDAGPKNFIELTASIVSAYVGNNPTPAAEIPNLISQVHSALTRVSSGRAETAPLEPAKPAVSLKKSIAPDYLVCLEDGKRFKSLKRHLRTQYNMTPEQYREKWGLPADYPMVAPNYAVARSQLAKKMGLGQQQRKKGK, from the coding sequence ATGTCGGATGCCGGGCCTAAGAATTTCATCGAGCTGACGGCGAGCATCGTGTCGGCCTATGTCGGCAACAATCCGACGCCGGCTGCCGAGATTCCGAACCTGATCAGCCAGGTGCATAGCGCCTTGACGCGGGTGTCGTCAGGCCGTGCCGAAACCGCGCCGCTCGAGCCGGCAAAGCCGGCCGTCTCGCTGAAGAAGTCGATCGCGCCGGACTATCTGGTGTGTCTGGAGGACGGCAAGCGCTTCAAGTCGCTGAAGCGCCATCTGCGCACCCAGTACAACATGACGCCCGAGCAATATCGCGAGAAATGGGGCCTGCCTGCCGATTATCCCATGGTCGCGCCGAACTACGCGGTGGCGCGCTCGCAGCTGGCGAAGAAGATGGGCCTGGGACAGCAGCAGCGGAAGAAGGGGAAGTAG
- a CDS encoding PAS domain-containing sensor histidine kinase, translating to MTVLSIIRDCLDALLHPSARYDALTRARHRAFMAPRLLGSLAAFAAFPVYLVLRGAPSAIEVAAFAWLIAPILLSWFLSRTGRYEGAHVLSSLALAGLIMAVAGTTGGIESFAAIWLVVVPLEAALAASRRVTAFASLLALSCAGLLILLGHLGWLPAGELSATGRGVMMAFGVASATLYAAGLAFGAESLARTSVTLLSREEERYRLLARNMSDVISRHQRNGAVQFISQAAEPMLGMPVAQLLGHGLFDRVHVADRPAYLTALSDAARGEVRSVEFRLRREPTGSERGQVDFIWVEMRCRPLDQDMSRQNPYGDAPHEAEVVGVMRDITDRKLSEQALDQARSAAEAADAAKTRFLATMSHELRTPLNAIIGFSEMIAQEQTLMLAASQRKEYAELINASGQHLLSVVNGILDMSKMESGNFEIASEPFAPRASLMHCCNLLALKARENGIDLITDAPQDLPVMTGDPRAFKQIVLNLVANAIKFTERGGQVTVSASASASQLTLRISDTGVGIAPDDLKRIGAPFFQCGKTYERRHEGTGLGLSIVKSLVALHLGELTVQSKLGEGTAVTVKLPLVYTPPQAKPAESKIATLNPVLRQDVQDQPALVKKSA from the coding sequence GTGACCGTTTTGAGTATCATCCGCGATTGTCTCGATGCACTGCTGCATCCCTCCGCGCGCTACGATGCGCTGACGCGTGCGCGGCATCGGGCCTTCATGGCGCCGCGGCTTCTCGGAAGCCTGGCCGCCTTTGCCGCATTTCCCGTCTATCTCGTGCTGCGCGGCGCGCCGAGCGCGATCGAGGTCGCGGCCTTTGCCTGGCTGATCGCGCCGATCCTGCTGTCCTGGTTCCTGTCGCGCACCGGCCGCTATGAAGGTGCCCATGTGCTGTCGTCACTGGCGCTCGCCGGCCTGATCATGGCGGTCGCCGGCACGACCGGCGGCATTGAATCGTTCGCCGCGATCTGGCTGGTCGTGGTTCCCCTGGAGGCCGCGCTGGCGGCCTCGCGCCGCGTCACGGCCTTCGCCTCGTTGCTCGCACTGTCCTGCGCCGGTCTGTTGATCCTGCTCGGCCATCTCGGTTGGCTGCCGGCTGGAGAGCTCAGCGCGACCGGGCGCGGGGTGATGATGGCGTTCGGCGTCGCCTCCGCGACGCTCTATGCCGCGGGCCTTGCCTTCGGCGCCGAGTCGCTCGCGCGCACCAGCGTCACGCTGCTGTCGCGCGAGGAGGAGCGCTACCGTCTCCTGGCGCGCAACATGAGCGACGTGATCTCGCGGCATCAGCGCAACGGCGCGGTGCAGTTCATCTCGCAGGCCGCCGAGCCCATGCTCGGCATGCCGGTCGCGCAACTGCTCGGCCACGGCCTGTTCGATCGCGTCCATGTCGCCGATCGTCCGGCCTATCTCACCGCGCTCTCCGATGCCGCGCGCGGCGAGGTGCGCAGCGTCGAATTCCGGCTGCGGCGCGAGCCCACGGGTTCCGAGCGCGGACAGGTCGATTTCATCTGGGTCGAGATGCGCTGCCGTCCGCTCGATCAGGATATGAGCCGCCAGAATCCTTACGGCGATGCCCCGCACGAGGCCGAAGTCGTCGGCGTGATGCGCGACATCACCGACCGCAAGCTGTCGGAGCAGGCGCTCGACCAGGCCAGGAGCGCAGCGGAGGCCGCCGACGCCGCCAAGACGCGCTTCCTCGCCACCATGAGCCACGAGCTGCGCACGCCGCTCAACGCCATCATCGGCTTCTCCGAGATGATCGCGCAGGAGCAGACCCTGATGCTGGCGGCTAGCCAGCGCAAGGAATATGCCGAGCTGATCAATGCGTCCGGCCAGCATCTGCTATCGGTCGTCAACGGCATCCTCGACATGTCGAAGATGGAATCGGGCAATTTCGAGATCGCCTCGGAGCCGTTCGCCCCGCGCGCCTCGCTGATGCATTGCTGCAATTTGCTGGCGCTGAAGGCGCGTGAGAACGGCATCGATCTCATCACCGACGCGCCTCAGGATCTGCCCGTCATGACCGGCGATCCCAGAGCCTTCAAGCAGATCGTGCTCAATCTCGTCGCCAACGCCATCAAGTTCACCGAGCGCGGCGGCCAGGTCACGGTGTCGGCCTCGGCATCGGCCTCGCAGCTCACGCTGCGCATCAGCGACACCGGCGTCGGCATTGCGCCCGACGATCTCAAGCGCATCGGCGCGCCGTTCTTCCAGTGCGGCAAGACCTATGAGCGCCGCCACGAAGGCACGGGCCTCGGTCTTTCGATCGTGAAGAGCCTGGTGGCGTTGCATCTCGGCGAATTGACGGTACAAAGCAAGCTTGGCGAGGGCACCGCCGTCACGGTCAAGCTGCCGCTCGTCTACACGCCGCCGCAAGCAAAGCCGGCCGAGAGCAAGATCGCGACACTCAACCCGGTGCTCCGTCAGGACGTTCAGGACCAACCCGCTCTGGTGAAGAAAAGTGCCTAA
- a CDS encoding DUF5330 domain-containing protein: MRFLLRIIFWLGLVLVLLPRDKTPESGKLPNIGAADAVQAATAAVSDMSQFCKRQPAACEVGGQAATIIGQRAQDGARKIYQIINDKKDQITDEKNEKSNKSDKKAPDHTGSIAMAGEGDAAASEAPRDTLTQDDLALEWHGPEAAH; encoded by the coding sequence ATGCGCTTTTTGCTTCGCATCATATTCTGGCTCGGGCTGGTGCTGGTGCTCCTGCCGCGGGACAAGACGCCCGAATCGGGGAAGCTGCCGAACATCGGCGCTGCCGACGCGGTGCAGGCTGCGACCGCGGCCGTCTCCGACATGAGCCAGTTCTGCAAGCGCCAGCCGGCGGCCTGCGAGGTCGGCGGCCAGGCCGCGACCATCATCGGCCAGCGGGCACAGGACGGCGCGCGCAAGATCTACCAGATCATCAACGACAAGAAAGACCAAATCACCGACGAGAAGAACGAGAAGAGCAATAAGAGCGACAAGAAGGCGCCCGACCATACCGGCTCGATTGCGATGGCCGGCGAAGGCGATGCCGCCGCAAGCGAAGCGCCGCGCGACACGCTGACCCAGGACGACCTCGCGCTGGAATGGCACGGGCCGGAAGCGGCGCATTAG
- a CDS encoding glycosyltransferase family 39 protein codes for MTSITTSAIDTPQGRSVERTCDDLAMLVLAAVAVIAGLTFRDYGLGWDDYTHAEYADLLLRMYGSGFRDTSALSFANLYMYGGGFDMVAALLHKILPLELFETRRLVGAIVGVIGLAVTWRLGRRVGGPLAGLGALLLLALCPIFYGHMFMNPKDAPFAVAMIILMLGLVRLAEEYPQPSPRTILIVGLGAGLSIGSRILGGLALVYAMIGFVPLFLEELRNEGAREAIRRFAHVVYVLLPGLVLGYLVMGLIWPWSIMQPGNPFEALTYFSHFFEKPWKEMFDGAIVSVPDMPWSYLPTLFALQLPEVMLVLMAGAVVGTLVMVLRREAPARRKTIMLMLTLAATLPLAIAMVKRPALYNGIRHFVFVIPPMAVLGGVAFAWTMERLRTNHRAWQPAVLALFCFGLALPLAEMIRLHPYQYTHFNHIAGTVRGADDRFMLDYWGLALKQASDELREQLVERQEVPPRNRKWKVAVCGPQRPAQVALGPDFTIGWDSHAADFAMTLGEFYCKGLTAPVMVEIKRDDVVFARVYDIRGRSISSLLSIPAP; via the coding sequence ATGACATCCATCACGACTTCGGCGATCGACACGCCTCAGGGGCGCTCGGTTGAACGGACTTGCGACGACCTCGCCATGCTGGTGCTGGCTGCCGTCGCCGTCATCGCTGGCCTGACCTTCCGCGACTACGGACTCGGCTGGGACGACTACACCCATGCCGAATATGCCGACCTGCTGTTGCGCATGTACGGTTCCGGCTTCCGGGACACATCCGCCCTCTCCTTCGCCAACCTCTATATGTACGGCGGCGGCTTCGACATGGTCGCAGCGCTGCTGCACAAGATTCTTCCGCTCGAATTGTTCGAGACCCGGCGCCTGGTCGGCGCGATCGTCGGCGTGATCGGACTTGCGGTGACCTGGCGTCTCGGCCGCCGCGTCGGCGGACCGCTGGCCGGTCTTGGTGCGCTGTTGCTGCTGGCGCTCTGTCCGATCTTCTACGGCCACATGTTCATGAACCCGAAGGATGCGCCCTTCGCGGTTGCCATGATCATCCTGATGCTCGGCCTCGTCAGGCTCGCCGAGGAATATCCGCAGCCTTCACCGCGCACGATCCTGATCGTCGGCTTGGGTGCGGGCCTTTCGATCGGCTCGCGCATTCTCGGCGGATTGGCGCTGGTCTACGCGATGATCGGCTTCGTCCCGCTGTTCCTGGAGGAACTGCGCAACGAAGGTGCGCGCGAGGCCATCAGGCGTTTCGCCCATGTCGTCTACGTGCTGCTGCCCGGCCTCGTGCTCGGCTACCTCGTGATGGGCCTGATCTGGCCGTGGTCGATCATGCAGCCCGGCAATCCCTTCGAGGCTTTGACCTATTTCTCGCACTTCTTCGAGAAGCCGTGGAAGGAGATGTTCGACGGCGCGATCGTGTCCGTGCCCGACATGCCGTGGTCATATCTGCCGACGCTGTTCGCACTGCAGCTGCCCGAAGTGATGCTGGTGCTGATGGCCGGCGCCGTGGTCGGCACCCTCGTCATGGTGCTGCGCCGCGAGGCTCCGGCTCGCCGCAAGACCATCATGCTGATGCTGACGCTGGCTGCCACGCTGCCGCTCGCGATCGCGATGGTGAAGCGTCCGGCGCTCTACAACGGCATCCGCCACTTCGTCTTCGTGATCCCGCCGATGGCCGTGCTCGGCGGCGTTGCCTTCGCCTGGACCATGGAACGCCTGCGCACCAACCACCGCGCCTGGCAGCCGGCCGTGCTCGCACTGTTCTGCTTCGGCCTGGCGCTGCCGCTCGCCGAGATGATCCGGCTGCATCCCTATCAGTACACCCACTTCAATCACATCGCCGGCACGGTGCGCGGCGCCGACGACCGCTTCATGCTGGATTATTGGGGCCTTGCGCTGAAGCAGGCCTCGGACGAGCTGCGCGAGCAGCTCGTCGAGCGCCAGGAAGTGCCGCCGCGCAATCGCAAATGGAAGGTCGCGGTGTGTGGTCCGCAGCGCCCGGCCCAGGTCGCGCTCGGCCCCGACTTCACCATCGGCTGGGACTCCCATGCGGCCGATTTCGCCATGACGCTCGGCGAGTTCTACTGCAAGGGTCTCACCGCGCCCGTGATGGTCGAGATCAAGCGCGACGACGTCGTGTTCGCGCGCGTCTACGACATCCGGGGCCGCAGCATCTCCAGCCTGCTGTCGATCCCGGCGCCGTAA